A region of Kribbella sp. NBC_01245 DNA encodes the following proteins:
- a CDS encoding tyrosine-type recombinase/integrase yields the protein MRGYAMSLLRFLRFCWATECRWDQVSERVVRDFVLWARQADKFTGAKNLPGPRLPVNRVTGKKVQTALYAPATINHTLSAVHEFYEFYRERGDGPLVNPVPVAGRPHGHHNPMDGFAPTRRRALRQKDSQPLPRAIPDTSFNELFRKLKSHRDQALAAFYVSSGARASELLGLTGDMINYGDQLIGVVRKGGARQWLPASPDAFVWLRLYQLDRGTLGDGQPVWLTLREPHRPLTYDALRAVMARVNRLLGANWTLHDLRHTFAIRALNGGVPMHEVQDLLGHASLNTLAVYSKPRLEDVVAHHRAVFGPFADREQQGALAEYDPVALSTVLRRQPQPGSTD from the coding sequence GTGAGGGGGTACGCGATGTCGCTGCTGCGGTTTCTGCGGTTCTGCTGGGCGACAGAGTGCCGATGGGATCAGGTGTCAGAACGGGTGGTCCGCGACTTCGTGTTGTGGGCGCGCCAGGCGGACAAGTTCACCGGTGCGAAGAATCTGCCCGGGCCTCGACTGCCGGTGAATCGGGTGACAGGCAAGAAGGTTCAGACGGCCCTTTATGCGCCTGCGACGATCAACCACACGTTGTCGGCGGTGCATGAGTTCTACGAGTTCTACCGTGAGCGCGGCGACGGGCCGCTGGTGAATCCGGTTCCGGTTGCTGGCCGTCCGCATGGGCATCACAACCCGATGGACGGCTTTGCGCCGACCAGGCGGCGGGCGTTGCGGCAGAAGGATTCTCAGCCGCTGCCGCGGGCGATCCCGGACACGAGCTTCAACGAGTTGTTCCGCAAGCTGAAGTCGCATCGAGACCAGGCGCTGGCCGCGTTCTACGTCAGCAGCGGCGCCCGGGCCTCGGAGTTACTCGGGCTTACTGGCGACATGATCAACTACGGCGACCAGTTGATCGGAGTAGTACGCAAGGGCGGAGCCCGGCAATGGCTGCCGGCATCGCCGGACGCTTTCGTGTGGTTGCGGCTCTACCAGCTTGACCGGGGGACACTCGGAGACGGCCAGCCGGTCTGGTTGACGTTGCGCGAGCCGCACCGGCCGCTAACCTACGACGCGTTGCGGGCGGTGATGGCCCGGGTGAACCGGCTGTTAGGGGCCAACTGGACTTTGCACGATCTGCGGCACACATTCGCGATCCGTGCACTGAACGGTGGAGTGCCGATGCACGAGGTGCAGGACCTGCTCGGCCACGCGTCATTGAACACACTCGCCGTCTACAGCAAGCCACGGCTTGAAGATGTTGTCGCTCACCACCGCGCCGTGTTCGGGCCCTTCGCCGACCGAGAACAACAAGGCGCCCTAGCCGAATACGACCCGGTGGCGTTGTCGACAGTATTGAGAAGGCAGCCACAGCCAGGAAGCACCGACTAG
- a CDS encoding ArsR/SmtB family transcription factor produces MIESSPKGEACVCDLTAPLDLSQPTISHHLKILVKAGILAREKRGLWAWYSVVPEQLETLRRLLPGPAFLQPIS; encoded by the coding sequence ATGATCGAGTCGAGCCCCAAGGGTGAGGCGTGTGTCTGCGACCTCACCGCTCCCCTCGACCTCAGCCAGCCGACGATCAGCCATCACCTGAAGATCCTGGTCAAAGCCGGCATCCTCGCGCGAGAAAAGCGCGGCCTCTGGGCCTGGTACTCGGTAGTCCCGGAACAGCTCGAAACCCTGCGCCGCCTCCTGCCCGGCCCAGCTTTCCTACAGCCGATCAGCTGA
- a CDS encoding GNAT family N-acetyltransferase, producing the protein MTELTTQRLLIRQWKADDYEPFAAMNADPAVMEHFPALLSRVDSDRTIDRLRSSIDQRGFGFWAVEIRETGRFIGFTGLSVPSLDAPFRPGVEIGWRLAKEAWGNGYATEAARASLAYAFGPAGLDDVMSFTTTTNRPSQRVMERIGMTHDEADDFDDPRLPSGHPLQRHVLYRITRAQWQA; encoded by the coding sequence ATGACCGAGCTGACTACCCAGCGGCTGCTGATAAGGCAGTGGAAGGCCGATGACTACGAACCGTTCGCGGCCATGAACGCCGACCCGGCTGTGATGGAGCACTTCCCGGCATTGCTTAGCCGGGTGGACAGCGACCGAACGATCGACCGGCTCAGGTCCTCGATCGACCAGCGCGGCTTCGGATTCTGGGCGGTCGAAATACGGGAGACCGGACGCTTCATAGGTTTCACCGGCTTGTCGGTGCCGAGCCTCGATGCACCTTTCCGGCCCGGCGTCGAGATCGGATGGCGACTTGCAAAGGAGGCCTGGGGCAACGGTTATGCGACTGAGGCGGCGCGGGCCTCGCTGGCGTATGCGTTCGGTCCGGCTGGACTGGACGACGTGATGTCGTTCACCACGACGACGAACAGGCCATCTCAGCGAGTGATGGAGCGGATCGGTATGACGCACGATGAGGCCGACGACTTCGACGACCCACGGCTGCCTTCTGGTCACCCGCTGCAGAGGCATGTGCTCTACCGGATCACCCGCGCGCAGTGGCAAGCGTGA
- a CDS encoding tyrosine-type recombinase/integrase — protein sequence MRVQRVAGLDADEESWTVLGDDWLPVLPVEQFLSHLSDQRRSPNTVKAYAHDLKDYFDYLGRRGLTWDRLRYDELAAFKPWLRLPPAARRGEISVLPATVSACSESTINRKLAALTSFYEFHRRHGAEMALTSRDASRPVASTGSSFRPFLAHVKQSRPRRSDLRLREPSRRPSILTDEQAASLIGACVRLRDRVLLGLLSDTGLRIGEALGLRHEDVRTADGLIDVRCRQGKVRTF from the coding sequence ATGCGGGTACAGCGGGTGGCCGGTCTCGATGCCGACGAAGAGTCGTGGACGGTGCTGGGTGATGACTGGCTCCCCGTACTGCCGGTCGAGCAGTTCTTGTCGCACCTAAGTGATCAGCGGCGGTCGCCGAACACGGTGAAGGCCTATGCACACGACTTGAAGGACTATTTCGACTATTTGGGTCGGCGAGGCCTGACCTGGGATCGGTTGCGTTATGACGAGTTGGCCGCGTTCAAGCCGTGGCTAAGGCTCCCGCCGGCCGCGCGTCGCGGCGAGATCTCGGTGCTGCCGGCAACTGTTTCGGCGTGCAGCGAGTCCACGATCAACCGCAAGCTCGCGGCATTGACGTCGTTTTACGAGTTCCACCGGCGCCACGGGGCGGAGATGGCGTTGACGAGCCGCGACGCGAGCCGCCCGGTCGCGTCGACGGGCTCGTCCTTTCGCCCATTCCTGGCACATGTGAAGCAGTCGCGGCCGCGGCGCAGCGATCTACGACTGCGTGAGCCGTCCCGCCGGCCGTCGATCCTGACCGACGAGCAGGCGGCCTCTTTGATCGGGGCCTGTGTGCGCCTGCGTGACCGGGTGTTGTTGGGGTTGCTGAGCGACACCGGATTGCGGATCGGTGAGGCGCTGGGGCTGCGCCACGAGGACGTCCGCACCGCTGATGGCCTGATCGACGTGCGATGCCGGCAAGGAAAGGTCAGAACCTTCTGA
- a CDS encoding YybH family protein, with the protein MENRTDALLAELDAFMAEYDKRTNAHDVNRWRELVADDATYWFTDGSFEGIDAITDAVQRTFDEIQDEVYTISDLHWVCASADCAVVRYRFHWVGYTNGQRREGQGRGTNAMIKENGRWQMIHEHLSA; encoded by the coding sequence ATGGAAAATCGAACCGATGCGCTGCTTGCCGAGCTCGACGCCTTCATGGCGGAGTACGACAAACGAACCAACGCACACGACGTGAACCGTTGGAGAGAGCTCGTCGCCGACGACGCGACTTACTGGTTCACCGACGGGTCCTTTGAAGGCATCGACGCCATCACGGATGCTGTCCAGCGAACATTTGACGAGATTCAGGACGAGGTCTACACCATCAGCGACCTCCACTGGGTTTGCGCCTCAGCTGATTGTGCCGTCGTGCGATACCGCTTCCATTGGGTGGGCTACACCAACGGCCAGAGGCGCGAAGGCCAGGGTCGAGGCACGAACGCGATGATCAAAGAGAACGGCCGCTGGCAGATGATCCACGAACACCTCAGCGCCTAA
- a CDS encoding DUF4411 family protein, protein MGGGPRNGADPFVVALAYARNGTVVTQETARSLDKPRMPDVCDALGIPCMSLPQFVNGQGWTITIGARPQ, encoded by the coding sequence ATGGGTGGCGGGCCACGAAACGGTGCCGATCCATTCGTCGTCGCCTTGGCCTATGCCCGCAATGGCACGGTCGTGACCCAGGAGACAGCACGTAGCCTCGACAAGCCACGTATGCCGGATGTGTGCGATGCCTTGGGCATCCCCTGCATGAGCCTGCCTCAGTTCGTCAACGGGCAAGGCTGGACGATCACTATCGGAGCTCGCCCGCAATAA
- a CDS encoding winged helix-turn-helix domain-containing protein gives MADRRLAEVEGSGEVADTRLTLGARLDHREELSTPDDGLAGIAGSGDFEAAPTRWSPPELDALRANYDVAIAPYWRSISAQVTTENAQLGESLAWQGVDPVLGGLHARVVWSPPVLHLPDLTGPDLLLGGSGIKLQLSVFCWRAPTKLLVPGGPPVLVLPVQQTPTLPRLAGAEPPRALAAVLGPTRAAALDAALVPCTTTELARRCGITPSAASYHAAILREAGLISSSRVRSTVLHQTTPLGRRLLSGSPATANPA, from the coding sequence ATGGCTGATCGTCGGCTGGCTGAGGTCGAGGGGAGCGGTGAGGTCGCAGACACACGCCTCACCCTTGGGGCTCGACTCGATCATCGCGAGGAGCTCTCCACGCCGGACGATGGACTGGCCGGAATCGCCGGCTCCGGTGACTTCGAGGCGGCGCCGACCAGATGGTCACCTCCCGAGCTTGACGCGCTGCGTGCGAACTACGACGTGGCCATCGCGCCGTACTGGCGATCGATCAGCGCTCAGGTGACCACCGAGAACGCCCAGCTCGGCGAGTCCCTGGCCTGGCAGGGGGTCGACCCCGTACTCGGTGGGTTGCATGCACGCGTCGTATGGTCGCCACCGGTTCTGCATCTGCCCGACCTGACCGGCCCGGATCTGCTCCTCGGCGGGAGCGGCATCAAGCTCCAACTGTCGGTCTTCTGCTGGCGCGCGCCCACTAAGCTGCTCGTCCCGGGCGGTCCGCCCGTCCTGGTCCTACCGGTCCAACAGACCCCTACCCTGCCCCGCCTCGCCGGTGCCGAACCGCCACGCGCGCTGGCCGCCGTCCTCGGCCCGACCCGCGCGGCCGCTCTGGACGCCGCACTCGTGCCCTGCACCACCACAGAGCTGGCCCGCCGGTGCGGAATCACCCCGAGCGCAGCCAGCTATCACGCCGCCATCCTCCGCGAAGCCGGCCTGATCAGCAGCAGCCGAGTCCGCTCCACCGTCCTCCACCAGACCACCCCACTCGGCCGCCGCCTCCTCTCCGGCTCCCCCGCCACCGCCAACCCGGCCTAG